Proteins encoded in a region of the Quercus lobata isolate SW786 chromosome 8, ValleyOak3.0 Primary Assembly, whole genome shotgun sequence genome:
- the LOC115958058 gene encoding ras-related protein RABA3 translates to MNQEMNGVDTDSYQENGYEKIDYVFKVVVIGDSAVGKSQLLSRFTKNEFCFDSKSTIGVEFQTRTVTIKGKVIKAQIWDTAGQERYRAVTSAYYRGALGAMLVYDITKRPSFDHVARWVEELRAHADNSIVITLIGNKADLVDLRAVPTEDAIEFAEEQGLFFSETSALSGDNVDTAFFRLLEEIHGVISKKNLECVNGKSNGGDVQALKGSKIDVISGAELEISEMKKLSACSC, encoded by the exons ATGAATCAAGAAATGAATGGGGTTGACACTGATAGTTACCAAGAGAATGGGTATGAGAAAATTGATTATGTGTTCAAGGTGGTGGTGATCGGAGACTCGGCTGTGGGAAAGAGTCAGCTCTTGTCCAGGTTTACTAAGAATGAGTTCTGCTTTGACTCCAAGTCCACCATTGGGGTTGAGTTCCAGACCAGGACTGTTACCATTAAAGGCAAAGTCATCAAGGCCCAGATCTGGGACACTGCTGGCCAagaaag GTACCGGGCTGTGACAAGTGCATACTACAGGGGTGCACTAGGGGCCATGCTGGTCTACGATATCACCAAGAGACCCAGCTTTGATCATGTGGCAAGATGGGTTGAGGAACTCAGGGCCCATGCTGATAATTCAATTGTGATCACCCTGATTGGGAACAAAGCTGATCTTGTAGACCTGAGGGCTGTGCCCACTGAAGATGCTATTGAGTTTGCAGAGGAGCAAGGCCTTTTTTTCTCAGAGACATCAGCTCTCAGTGGTGACAATGTGGACACTGCATTTTTTAGGCTGCTAGAGGAAATTCATGGTGTGATTTCTAAGAAGAATTTGGAATGTGTCAATGGAAAATCCAATGGTGGTGATGTCCAGGCACTCAAAGGGTCCAAGATTGATGTTATTTCtggggctgagttggaaattagTGAGATGAAGAAATTATCTGCATGTTCTTGTTAA
- the LOC115957279 gene encoding AAA-ATPase At2g46620 has protein sequence MILQILVGFVITCSLVMILRMLLFKTGLIYTVKKWWRCIENIIHVQQVLKVPEFNESMQENQLYRKVSLYLNSLPTLEDSDFTNLITGKKPNDIVLCLDPNQTIDDNFLGAKVTWTNSKNCFVLSLRKADKRRILRPYLQHIHTVSDEIEQLKPRDLKLYMNIKDQQGNGRWRSVPFTHPSTFDTISMEEDLKNKVKSDLESFLKGKQYYHRLGRVWRRSFLLYGPSGTGKSSFVAAMANFLSYDVYDIDVSKVSKDSDLNSLLLGTTSRSIIVIEDFDRFLMEKPRNENLSVIMKFMDGILNSCVAEERLMVFTMNSKEHLLIDPAVLRPGRIDVHIHFPLCDFSGFKSLASTYLGVKDHKLFAQVGEIFQTGATLSQAEIGELMIANRNSPSRAIKSVITALQQTDGDARASGKIGRSKKFVEEVGETGGVFCSDTGSGGSGGGYTGREFRKLYGFLRMKSNKVSHSFDSGSEKRDGR, from the coding sequence ATGATTCTTCAAATTCTTGTTGGGTTTGTGATAACTTGTTCTCTGGTGATGATTCTTCGGATGCTTCTGTTCAAAACCGGGTTGATTTACACGGTGAAGAAATGGTGGAGATGTATAGAGAACATTATTCATGTACAGCAAGTTCTCAAAGTCCCCGAATTCAACGAGAGCATGCAAGAGAATCAGCTTTATCGAAAAGTCTCTCTCTACCTAAACTCCTTGCCCACGCTCGAAGACTCCGACTTCACCAACCTCATCACGGGTAAGAAGCCGAACGACATCGTTCTATGCCTCGATCCGAACCAGACCATCGACGACAACTTCCTCGGCGCCAAGGTAACCTGGACCAATTCCAAGAACTGTTTCGTTTTGAGTCTCAGAAAAGCCGATAAGCGCAGAATCCTCCGACCTTATCTCCAACACATCCACACGGTATCCGACGAAATCGAACAGCTAAAGCCTCGAGATTTGAAGCTGTACATGAACATCAAAGACCAGCAAGGCAACGGACGGTGGAGATCTGTACCTTTCACGCATCCTTCGACTTTCGACACCATTTCCATGGAGGAAGATCTCAAAAACAAGGTAAAGTCCGACCTCGAATCTTTCCTCAAAGGCAAACAGTATTACCACCGTCTAGGCCGTGTTTGGAGGCGCAGCTTTCTCTTGTACGGTCCTTCGGGGACAGGGAAATCGAGCTTCGTGGCAGCCATGGCTAACTTCTTGTCCTACGATGTGTACGACATCGATGTCTCCAAGGTCTCGAAAGATTCGGATCTGAACTCGTTATTATTAGGAACGACGAGTCGTTCTATTATTGTGATCGAAGATTTTGATCGGTTTCTGATGGAGAAACCAAGGAACGAGAATTTATCAGTGATAATGAAGTTTATGGATGGGATATTGAATTCGTGCGTCGCTGAAGAGAGATTGATGGTGTTCACAATGAACAGTAAAGAGCATTTGCTAATTGACCCGGCTGTTCTCAGACCGGGTCGAATCGATGTTCATATCCATTTCCCTTTGTGCGATTTTTCGGGGTTTAAATCTTTGGCTAGTACTTATTTGGGGGTTAAAGATCACAAGCTATTTGCTCAGGTGGGGGAGATTTTTCAAACTGGGGCTACTTTGAGCCAAGCTGAAATTGGCGAGTTGATGATTGCTAATAGGAACTCACCCAGTAGAGCTATCAAATCGGTCATCACAGCGCTGCAACAAACGGACGGTGATGCTAGGGCGTCGGGGAAGATCGGGCGGTCGAAGAAGTTTGTTGAAGAAGTGGGCGAAACGGGTGGCGTTTTTTGTAGCGATACCGGTAGCGGTGGCAGTGGCGGTGGGTATACGGGTCGGGAGTTTAGGAAATTGTACGGTTTCTTGAGGATGAAAAGCAACAAAGTTTCCCATTCTTTTGATTCGGGTTCGGAGAAGAGAGATGGGCGGTGA